aataacatgttaaagtatacatgtagttcaattgttttgtttgctGCACCGTTATGATAACAGTTTAcagctaaaataaaataattcagtcGAGTTAATTAAAGTTTTTGACAGTTTTTAACAACTGTCAGATGTAATTAAATGTCATATCAAGtttttttggcatttgatttttgtttgtcattCCTCCCTCTTATAAACCAAGACCTGtgaaacacagaaaaaaaacttttttaattaataaaattcatttcattttgagAAAGTTGAATTTAATACGATGTCGATTTGTTGTGTGGTGTAAACGTAAAACTGAACTGCAGATTTTCGTTTTAAAATGGCTGGCCTGGCTTTGTTAAAAGCAATATCTGCCGGACGCCCTAGACAAGTTCGTCTGCTACTAGATTCTGGTTGTTCAGCAGACGAGACTGACGACTGTGGACAAACGTCATTAATAAGAgcaatttttgtagaaaatgaaGGAAGTAgattacaaattttgaaaatgttactgCGAAAAGGGACCACCGTGAGCAAAGCCGATATTGTAGGACGAAATGCACTCTCCTGGGCTTGTATTTACGGTCGAGATAAAGATGTGGACCTCCTTTTGGAAAATGCAGATCTTGACCTAGATTTGAATTATACAGATGTCAATGGGAATACCCCACTTTACCATGCAGTGTCGTCGGGTAACGCTGCAACTGTTAGATTAATGGTGATAGCCCTAACAAAATATGACATGAGTGTAGACGTTCCGGACTATATGGGATATTCGCCCCTCATGCATGCAGTTCGTTTGGGATATGACGTATGTGCAAGTATTTTAAAACACAATGGAAGAGCTAAGGTCGGAGTCAATATGAAATACCCAAAGGATTTTGAAAGTGCTGAAAAATGGGCTGTTCATAGTTTAAGCGACAGAGGGAAGGCTGTATATAAAAATCCCAAATTTCCTGCGATATTGGAACCtgaaacgaaaaataaaatacgGTATAGGGAAAATCGTGCGAGTCGTAGTCGAGTAAAGATTCAGTACTCTTCAGAATCAGATGATGATTCTTCTTTGGACTCGTTCCCGTCAGATTCTTCATCTTGTGACAATGGTGGTTTTGATTTCCAACTAAAATCATTCATGGGAAATTACCCGAAGACTGGACACATTCCATCATCAATTCTGGCAATAAGCCCAACGTCAAGCACGGTCGTAAATGCATCTGAAGACGAATTCGACACATTTTCTTGTCCTTTAACCGAAAAGGAACTAACTACAAATATTATCGGAGATATGCCCAAATTGTATG
The genomic region above belongs to Mytilus trossulus isolate FHL-02 chromosome 7, PNRI_Mtr1.1.1.hap1, whole genome shotgun sequence and contains:
- the LOC134724775 gene encoding inversin-like produces the protein MAGLALLKAISAGRPRQVRLLLDSGCSADETDDCGQTSLIRAIFVENEGSRLQILKMLLRKGTTVSKADIVGRNALSWACIYGRDKDVDLLLENADLDLDLNYTDVNGNTPLYHAVSSGNAATVRLMVIALTKYDMSVDVPDYMGYSPLMHAVRLGYDVCASILKHNGRAKVGVNMKYPKDFESAEKWAVHSLSDRGKAVYKNPKFPAILEPETKNKIRYRENRASRSRVKIQYSSESDDDSSLDSFPSDSSSCDNGGFDFQLKSFMGNYPKTGHIPSSILAISPTSSTVVNASEDEFDTFSCPLTEKELTTNIIGDMPKLYGLVSDQMSNSYRLPAKPLPINPLQKITKDSTLSSLITEISNVSKGSKKGKKNFESQKWSALKKNLRLSRVKNVDKKELTPRDFPCRSCSDESLSDTEDSRIPHAHIKQSQLPSIPAKRVGLVQNKDANYSLI